A section of the Bacillus thermozeamaize genome encodes:
- a CDS encoding ABC transporter ATP-binding protein: protein MLELDDVHAFYGEAHVLHGVSLVVQPGQVVCLIGRNGMGKSTTLKAIMGLVHVRKGGIYYRGEAITNWEPYKVFKKAIGYIPEDRRIFASLTVRENLLLGAYYAPKKKKRWTIEEVFKLFPVLKEKQDRSGAMLSGGEQQMLAIARSLMSDPELLLIDEPCEGLAPIIVQELGAAIKRLYEEGLPILLVEQSLKLSKELGDYYYVLSKGQVVFSGDRQALFGDGDVISKYLGVNV from the coding sequence ATCCTTGAGCTTGACGACGTGCACGCGTTTTACGGAGAGGCGCACGTCCTGCACGGGGTTTCTCTCGTTGTTCAACCTGGACAAGTCGTATGTCTCATCGGCAGAAACGGGATGGGCAAGTCAACGACCCTGAAAGCGATCATGGGTTTGGTTCATGTCAGAAAAGGGGGGATTTATTATCGGGGAGAAGCGATTACCAACTGGGAGCCGTACAAAGTATTCAAGAAAGCGATCGGCTACATCCCGGAAGATCGCCGCATTTTTGCAAGCTTGACGGTGAGAGAGAACTTGTTGTTGGGGGCCTATTATGCGCCGAAAAAGAAAAAACGGTGGACGATCGAGGAGGTGTTCAAACTATTTCCGGTTCTCAAGGAAAAACAGGACCGAAGCGGCGCGATGCTGAGCGGCGGCGAACAACAAATGCTGGCGATTGCCCGGAGCTTGATGAGCGATCCGGAATTGTTGCTTATCGACGAACCGTGCGAAGGCCTGGCGCCGATTATCGTGCAGGAATTGGGCGCAGCGATCAAGCGGCTGTATGAAGAAGGGCTGCCGATCCTCTTGGTCGAACAAAGCCTCAAGCTGTCGAAAGAGCTGGGTGACTACTACTATGTGTTGAGCAAAGGCCAGGTGGTGTTTTCCGGCGATCGCCAAGCGTTGTTCGGCGACGGTGACGTGATCAGCAAATATTTGGGCGTAAATGTTTGA
- a CDS encoding UTP--glucose-1-phosphate uridylyltransferase, whose product MKVRKAIIPAAGLGTRFLPATKAMPKEMLPIVDKPTIQYIVEEAVASGIEDIIIVTGKGKRAIEDHFDTSFELEYHLRQKGKLDLLEEVRRPSQVEIHYIRQKEPLGLGHAVWCARKFIGDEPFAVLLGDDIVQAEVPALKQMIEQFNRYRASVIGVQPVREDEVERYGIVEAQKIDEAFYRVLHLVEKPKRDEAPSNLAIMGRYILTPRIFDLLEKQQAGSGGEIQLTDAISALNKVEAVYAYQFVGTRYDVGEKLGYIQTMIELALQREELRAELLDYLHRLLEKEKAANRPLR is encoded by the coding sequence GTGAAAGTACGAAAAGCGATCATTCCCGCGGCGGGTCTGGGGACGCGCTTTCTGCCGGCGACCAAGGCGATGCCGAAAGAGATGCTGCCCATTGTGGACAAGCCGACGATTCAATATATCGTGGAGGAGGCGGTGGCCTCCGGAATCGAGGATATCATCATCGTGACGGGAAAGGGAAAAAGAGCGATCGAGGATCACTTCGATACCTCTTTTGAGCTGGAGTATCACTTGCGGCAGAAGGGGAAGCTGGACCTGCTGGAGGAAGTGAGGCGGCCTTCACAGGTGGAGATTCACTATATCCGCCAGAAGGAGCCGTTGGGGCTGGGCCATGCGGTGTGGTGCGCGCGGAAGTTTATCGGCGATGAGCCGTTCGCGGTGCTTTTGGGAGATGACATCGTTCAGGCGGAGGTGCCCGCCCTGAAGCAGATGATCGAGCAGTTCAACCGTTACCGGGCTTCGGTGATCGGCGTGCAACCGGTGCGCGAGGATGAGGTGGAACGCTACGGCATCGTGGAGGCGCAGAAGATCGATGAAGCTTTTTACCGGGTTCTTCACCTGGTGGAGAAACCGAAGCGGGACGAGGCGCCGTCTAACCTGGCCATTATGGGCAGGTATATCCTGACGCCGCGGATTTTTGACTTGCTGGAGAAGCAGCAGGCGGGCAGCGGTGGAGAAATCCAGCTCACGGACGCCATTTCCGCGTTGAACAAGGTGGAAGCGGTGTATGCGTACCAGTTCGTCGGAACCCGTTACGATGTCGGGGAGAAGCTGGGGTATATCCAGACGATGATCGAACTGGCCCTGCAACGGGAGGAACTGCGCGCCGAGCTGTTGGATTATCTCCACAGATTGCTGGAGAAGGAAAAAGCGGCCAACCGTCCGCTGCGGTAG
- a CDS encoding 1,4-dihydroxy-2-naphthoate octaprenyltransferase — protein sequence MKGGCALNPEKPIIPASTLPPLPDWRVWWRQMRPHTLTASVIPVLIGTAMAMSHTAIHLPLFFAMLAASLLIQAATNLFNEYYDYKRGLDTPESVGIGGAIVRDGISPKTVLCLAILFFFIAILLGLYICANSSWWIAVVGLVSMAVGYFYTGGPYPLAYTPFGELASGFFMGPVIVLISYYIQAGTLSRDVVLTSIPVAILVGAILLSNNIRDLDSDRERGRKTLAIRLGRPKAIQLLAGMFAAAYLWTIVYALIIASYWFLLVLLSLPKAVQAIRRFRGKTKPAEMMPAMKSTAQLHTQYGILLMAGILLEGFIIIN from the coding sequence ATGAAAGGGGGATGCGCATTGAACCCGGAAAAACCAATCATCCCCGCTTCAACCCTTCCTCCGCTGCCCGACTGGCGCGTCTGGTGGCGTCAAATGCGCCCCCATACCCTGACCGCCTCGGTGATCCCGGTGCTCATCGGCACGGCGATGGCGATGAGTCACACCGCGATCCATCTGCCGCTCTTTTTCGCCATGCTGGCGGCTTCCCTTCTGATCCAGGCGGCGACGAACCTGTTCAATGAGTACTACGATTACAAAAGGGGACTGGATACCCCGGAATCGGTGGGGATCGGCGGGGCCATCGTGCGTGACGGGATCTCCCCCAAGACCGTGCTGTGTCTGGCCATCCTCTTCTTTTTCATCGCCATCCTGCTGGGCCTTTACATCTGCGCCAACAGCAGCTGGTGGATTGCCGTCGTCGGCCTGGTGAGCATGGCGGTCGGATACTTTTATACCGGCGGGCCTTACCCGCTGGCCTATACCCCGTTTGGCGAACTGGCCTCGGGATTTTTTATGGGCCCAGTGATCGTGCTCATCTCCTACTACATTCAGGCGGGCACCCTGAGCCGCGATGTCGTTCTGACTTCCATACCGGTAGCCATCCTGGTGGGGGCCATCCTTCTGTCCAACAATATCCGTGACTTGGACAGCGACCGGGAGCGCGGGCGCAAAACGCTGGCCATCCGGCTCGGACGCCCGAAAGCGATCCAGCTTCTCGCCGGAATGTTTGCCGCGGCGTATCTGTGGACCATCGTGTACGCACTGATCATCGCTTCATACTGGTTTTTGCTGGTCCTGCTCAGCCTGCCGAAAGCGGTTCAGGCCATTCGCCGCTTTCGCGGCAAGACCAAGCCGGCGGAAATGATGCCGGCCATGAAATCGACCGCCCAGCTGCACACCCAATACGGCATCTTGCTGATGGCCGGCATTTTACTGGAAGGCTTCATTATAATAAATTGA